A stretch of the Dechloromonas sp. TW-R-39-2 genome encodes the following:
- a CDS encoding Fe2+-dependent dioxygenase, with amino-acid sequence MLITIDDVLTPEELSTAKSLLAQSTWSDGQITAGLQAAKAKNNEQLAENAEHLPALRRLVLNALNRNALFFTAALPLKILPPFFNRYGGDSNYYGFHTDNAMRQMPDGSGYVRADVSATLFLSDPDEYEGGLLTIEDTFGKHGVKLKAGSMVVYPSTSIHEVAPVTRGHRVACFMFMQSMVRDPGQRRMLFDMDMALLSLRETQGDSEPVVRLTGCYHNLLRRWADS; translated from the coding sequence ATGCTGATTACTATCGATGACGTTTTGACCCCGGAAGAGCTGTCGACCGCGAAATCGTTGCTGGCACAATCGACCTGGTCGGATGGGCAGATAACCGCAGGTTTGCAGGCGGCCAAAGCCAAGAACAACGAGCAACTGGCCGAAAATGCTGAGCATTTGCCGGCCTTGCGCCGTCTGGTACTCAATGCGTTGAACCGGAATGCGCTGTTTTTTACCGCCGCCTTGCCGCTCAAGATTTTGCCGCCATTCTTCAATCGCTATGGTGGCGACAGTAATTACTACGGTTTTCACACCGACAACGCCATGCGCCAGATGCCGGACGGCAGCGGCTATGTCCGGGCCGATGTTTCGGCCACGCTGTTTCTGTCCGACCCCGACGAATACGAAGGCGGGCTGCTGACCATTGAAGACACCTTCGGCAAACACGGGGTCAAGCTCAAGGCGGGCAGCATGGTGGTTTATCCCTCGACTTCGATTCACGAAGTTGCCCCGGTGACGCGGGGGCATCGCGTTGCCTGCTTCATGTTCATGCAGAGCATGGTGCGCGACCCCGGCCAGCGCCGCATGCTGTTCGATATGGACATGGCGTTGCTCAGCCTGCGCGAGACGCAAGGCGACAGCGAGCCGGTCGTCCGTCTGACCGGCTGCTATCACAATCTCCTGCGTCGCTGGGCAGACAGCTGA